The window AAGCATCGCCTGGCGATATGAGGCTGTTTAACGAATCCGATGTCATTTTCTATTCAGGCCATCACCTGGAAGGGAAAATGACAGAGTTGCTTGAGCAACTGAATCGAAAGAAAGTTTCGCTACCTGTCACTGAAAAAATCGATTCACCTTCCCTGCTGCGAACAGAGGAAAACGTTGTTGACCCGCATCTGTGGTTTGATGTCAAACTCTGGCAACAGGCATCTTACTTTATTCGTGATGAGTTGTGCCGATACGATCCTTCTCACGCTGCGGATTATCGTGCAGCTTCCGCAGCATATGACAAGCAACTCGAAGAGATGGATAAGTATGCCCGTGAACAGTTGGGTACAATCGAGAAATCGCGACGTGTCCTTGTTACTGCCCATGATGCGTTCCGGTATTTCGGCAAAGCTTACGACGTGGAAGTCAAAAGCATTCAGGGAATCAGCACTGAAAGTGAAGCCAGCGTCAAGGACATCAATGAACTGGTGAATTTTATCGTTGCCAGAAAGATCAAGGCAGTCTTCGTGGAAACCAGTGTCTCCGAGAAGAACATCAAAGCACTGGTGGAAGGATGTGCTGCACAGAATCATGCTGTTATTGTTGGCGGAGAACTGTTTTCCGATGCACCAGGTGAAGAAGGCAAACCCGATGCAACTTATCTGGGCATGGTGAAACATAATGTCGATGTGATAGTCAAGGCACTGAAATGACAGCACCATTATTGGATGTTCATGATGTGACGGTGGCTTATCACCATAAGCCAGTGCTGTGGAACGTCGATTTCACCATTCACGAGCCTAGCCTGGTTGGAGTGATGGGCCCCAACGGCGCGGGCAAGAGCACGCTCATCAAGGCGATTCTGAACCTGGTGCCCAAGGCGAGTGGCGAAGTTACCCTGTTTGGGCAACATCTCTCCAAGGTCAGGCAGCGGGTGGGCTATGTGCCTCAGCGTGAAAGTGTCGATTGGGATTTCCCTATCAATGTGTTTGATCTCGTTCTAATGGGCACTTATGGCTCGCTGGGATGGTTTCGTCGGCCTGGCAAAAAGGAA of the Planctomycetia bacterium genome contains:
- a CDS encoding zinc ABC transporter substrate-binding protein; translation: MNVIQRLSFKVIAIVLMLAGLAGCKSEISPSRATLTYQGSGPINIVCTTGMVADLVANIGQKHVKVTQLMKAGVDPHLYKASPGDMRLFNESDVIFYSGHHLEGKMTELLEQLNRKKVSLPVTEKIDSPSLLRTEENVVDPHLWFDVKLWQQASYFIRDELCRYDPSHAADYRAASAAYDKQLEEMDKYAREQLGTIEKSRRVLVTAHDAFRYFGKAYDVEVKSIQGISTESEASVKDINELVNFIVARKIKAVFVETSVSEKNIKALVEGCAAQNHAVIVGGELFSDAPGEEGKPDATYLGMVKHNVDVIVKALK